From Leishmania mexicana MHOM/GT/2001/U1103 complete genome, chromosome 9, a single genomic window includes:
- a CDS encoding putative cleavage and polyadenylation specificity factor 30 kDa subunit, with the protein MFVDDAAGTHFDFEDTLPKEQPRTEKKLEICQDFQRGRCRLGDACPQRHIISAYRTVQTKVCKHWLRGACVNGDNCLYLHEYDNRYVPQCAFFERVGECTNPECPFLHTKPNESQPECAAYRRGFCPLGPKCRLRHVKRASACPYYLAGFCPLGPRCPLGHPIQERYDRDVVSKRILAKMIVERADDPTFNRSATCYRAGCFDPGHLAPDCPGPQHSVLHKALGEIQEPGQPTGGLENGGHGAGGGASHRRCFLCDQEGHTVKDCPMNTHRNQHRAGGGGGPGAPHGSGGGAGMGNRRRLRREGGAGGGGGGSAGGGGAGPGPGAGGGFGGGGGRRRPGRDHY; encoded by the coding sequence ATGTTTGTcgacgatgccgccggcACGCACTTCGACTTCGAAGACACGCTGCCCAAGGAGCAGCCCCGCACGGAGAAGAAACTCGAAATCTGCCAGGACTTccagcgcggccgctgccgtctcgGCGACGCCtgcccgcagcgccacaTCATCTCCGCCTACCGCACCGTCCAGACAAAGGTGTGCAAGCACTGGCTGCGTGGCGCCTGCGTGAATGGGGACAACTGCCTTTACCTTCACGAGTACGACAACCGCTATGTCCCGCAGTGCGCCTTCTTTGAGCGTGTGGGCGAGTGCACCAATCCAGAGTGCCCTTTTCTGCACACGAAGCCGAACGAGTCACAGCCGGAGTGCGCCGCGTACCGCCGCGGCTTCTGCCCGCTGGGGCCCAAGTGCCGCCTCCGACATGTGAAGCGGGCGTCGGCGTGCCCATACTACCTTGCCGGCTTTTGCCCGCTAGGCCCACGCTGTCCGCTAGGGCACCCCATCCAAGAGCGCTACGACCGCGACGTCGTGTCGAAGCGCATCCTGGCCAAGATGATTGTGGAGCGCGCCGATGATCCAACCTTCAACCGCAGTGCAACATGCTACCGGGCCGGGTGCTTTGATCCCGGCCATCTCGCTCCAGACTGTCCAGGCCCGCAGCACAGCGTCTTGCACAAGGCCCTGGGCGAGATCCAAGAGCCGGGCCAACCCACTGGCGGCTTGGAGAACGGCGggcacggcgctggcggcggcgcctcccatcgccgctgcttcttGTGTGATCAGGAGGGCCACACGGTGAAAGACTGCCCAATGAACACGCACCGTAATCAGCACCGCGCCGGGGGCGGTGGGGGCCCTGGCGCCCCacacggcagtggcggcggagctggaaTGGGTAACCGACGGCGCTTGCGGCGAGAgggcggtgccggtggcggcggcggcggtagtgctggtggtggtggtgctggtccTGGtcctggtgctggtggtggtttcggtggcggaggcggtcgGCGACGCCCCGGTCGCGATCACTATTAA
- a CDS encoding putative ubiquitin ligase, translating to MGYNPDIPSTWSIKQLLEYARQRGIDVPSGCEKSELVTIVDEYLTDELLAEHIRSESALDTDVIGDIVAASTASILRHVAHPSYTSVLRRHPAKLQAIIEAGIEQLQSLPFVARLCSARVHSPVQAWLGTLASDCGDGKHLLTVLKAPNSDVAASPVCGRFCGEQEMVVRCLDCGADSTCVMCMDCFRHSPCVNHRYRITQSSGGGMCDCGDPTAWKLESFCSRHRAAAAAAATGDGNSASDPLDTMAEDDRVWAVPVLRGIIQFTAVTLLQHTRLQVLQKRVQSRAGKQRRPTSGAGNSTASGSGTGTAGSAATARVSDAEAALLNDVARISDKFDWLEEWMSEVTRQLWELIQASDIAKRLVAQLWAEPVRMAMSGRPGAVVTAVHDNEEEARGEEAGTAASMADPVLDALPPNFTCVHMVFLHEASRPMTAREQPLNATSRSAPWLNNLLRCVGHCLSDAKFRFPVGGLMATYAEYINAQERAEDKNECLSQYQVQVLTNPDVIRHLMTPSHLPYKAATNTVLHRELSALLYALWLARDTVSGASANPVTETAALSRDGLLFVAHQAAPVSLASVTALQSCLSGSPAACYTLVLNRLAWRAFVQIAGTLAISGYIYKDPDAPTDSQHYPTPDFIARCISRHMWLWVHAIRVVLSCLLRLPVTAATDSSASMPALSHDAIAEALGVTTELWETWRGATAFDTPPDRLRQKGPLLEMLSACRVANGRDEALLLVEHGPMAAAQSRALGKQQLAEQAGTPKNAKTNVLAAPALATAMGYTIQALYEISRTMDVVFEKQRDGFCRRCRSIVLERKTPTGLPRSRQAASHRGTSQNEEAHDTDAPAGAGLQAPSPPRGAAQPRPVRFPSTCSVDIVDYTLLEPHAHATTFSSHLPRLFGAVLTAWVIENQRATSRLQSAASSSSAAPAEVLATTRISGLPTASANSTAPTGETSGLQGTPAHVHRPLRSLLDAFFQVRAEVTRNEQDRLTFSQQLLDSLVMPHVLTGQVVDGLWRRGDYDVSSAVTMYLTFSRGVSAEFDILMMQVLTMELAPADMALQILQRFSYAKRRLRDADTEHATQAQWRRASALHGQQTAEQLPEKPLDVLPTMLAARRPFFRRCLDGYKHLLRLILTIVTDVSKAAFQAPMSSPVIDRIVGGLLAHGKASHSSIVANVNGTARGGDYGDADEDEKDPSGNVIKFSMLIDAAIRKLAVAEDSAQGKQFRLKDVDVWRTHVGLYHIGVVDSHLEEFYKTYRGLVSAADAAKQKQAESHALAEGDDATGGGGQQQQQKRISLPPTQLPDTNMYAELVPTTRALLHTDAVLLPALYVLHVYASYHVPVAVAATSDAKVALAQKEGTTSTAASAQESPLSRHNNAMHEGADDGREDTESGSDDDGHSDDREDANVITREALLHATTTLYLCVQDCVSITRAMRAIEGYSGETASATEKGVISWDLLELYLRRFPINEPSFTHASCAQWLPLPELVPCQTLLEKLKTPVQLHTHPSNGTSTVTTTSSADMLHRLRGYLLSNKDADPYGCLEMVEAVLVQTGLATFNTADLLDEQKTKDEAAQSRKKVIQERQAMLMQRMRSRALKASEKMKAAATAAQQQEGQRGSDEASGPAASPSEKSPTGGVVGSLLAKLLLELTTLDCCVCCSATEEPLFLLCHTGTSGVLPQLGAISLPDGRHVHSHLSMCGHAAHKSCVEKVFVRLSVLWQRWNFRSQFYLGPTEFNCPLCTTIITALCPMPVLPGGGNGDLTAPTSRITRMLSSAATTPFASLFEELQNGTVSASNQPAVDVAAEFHITLANAAVGFSPSEDVPAIVSAEDELQQKNEAAWQLSEAIRAFCYACHLQLEAVKAGQELGHRDLIGLLSVLVSIMPAELERQQVDLRSNYARNMPDNESLLVMDALLQPRDASRLITAHVLTQVLPSMPANFVARLVAVACARCKDDNDEGAHAAAASLEEEFTGVTVDLWQTVGVLTLLKALVVEDAHHGVVLRSSTFTVAGAVTFSVLSGASVRTPASRCTSILRMLQYLLPVPHKSTEAELQVVAQDIFACTQAATTPGTPSCSGHGMEIVKSAMPYTTPEEWVAQIAEKLLHLPSVYTTVLTRFAEHKLCTICHQEPMKPVVCCRCGKLMCMQPPSSPPELYTHTRTCGGAIGIFLVVRTANFYVLELTSGRVYHYPSNYTDEYGEHDRNLRRGIPLFRNTEETQKLVLTWMLNRWGAVSSIFGVSNRMDLSTL from the coding sequence ATGGGCTACAACCCCGACATCCCGTCGACTTGGAGCATcaagcagctcctcgagtacgcgcggcagcgcgggaTCGACGTACCGAGCGGGTGTGAGAAGTCGGAGCTGGTCACCATCGTCGACGAGTACCTCACAGACGAACTTCTCGCGGAGCATATTCGCAGCGAAAGCGCACTGGACACGGACGTCATTGGGGACATCGTAGCCGCTAGCACCGCGTCCATTCTGCGGCATGTGGCACACCCCTCCTATACCAGCGTGCTGCGTCGCCATCCAGCGAAACTGCAAGCGATTATTGAAGCCGGCATCGAGCAGCTCCAGTCTCTTCCGTTTGTTGCACGCCTGTgcagtgcgcgcgtgcacagTCCGGTGCAGGCGTGGCTGGGCACCTTAGCCTCGGACTGCGGCGATGGCAAGCATCTGCTGACTGTCCTCAAGGCGCCGAACAGCGACGTAGCAGCCTCGCCGGTGTGTGGGCGCTTCTGTGGAGAGCAAGAAATGGTGGTGCGCTGCCTCGACTGTGGCGCCGACTCCACATGCGTCATGTGTATGGACTGCTTCCGCCACTCTCCGTGCGTCAACCATCGCTACCGTATCACGCAGAGCTCAGGCGGTGGCATGTGCGACTGCGGCGATCCGACCGCGTGGAAGTTGGAGTCCTTCTGCAGCCGTcatcgcgccgctgctgcagctgcagcgacgggtgACGGGAACAGCGCGTCCGACCCCCTCGACACCATGGCGGAAGATGATCGAGTGtgggcggtgccggtgctcCGAGGCATTATTCAGTTTACTGCCGTtacgctcctgcagcacacgCGTCTGCAGGTGTTGCAGAAGCGGGTGCAGTCTCGAGCGGGAAAGCAACGAAGGCCGACGAGCGGCGCCGGGAACAGCACTGctagcggcagcggcactggcACAGCCGGAAGCGCCGCAACAGCACGCGTTAGCGACGCGGAAGCCGCGCTGCTGAACGATGTGGCTCGCATCTCGGACAAGTTCGACTGGTTAGAAGAGTGGATGTCGGAGGTGACGCGGCAGCTGTGGGAGCTCATCCAGGCCAGCGACATCGCCAAACGTCTCGTGGCGCAGCTCTGGGCAGAGCCGGTGCGAATGGCGATGAGCGGCCGTCCAGGCGCAGTTGTCACCGCCGTGCACGACAACGAGGAAGAAGCAAGAGGCGAGGAGGCcggcacggccgcctcgATGGCGGACCCCGTCCTCGACGCGTTACCGCCAAACTTCACCTGTGTGCACATGGTGTTCCTTCACGAGGCATCGCGGCCCATGACGGCCCGCGAGCAGCCTCTGAATGCCACCAGCAGATCCGCGCCGTGGCTCAACAACCTCCTTCGGTGCGTCGGCCACTGCTTAAGCGACGCCAAGTTTCGCTTCCCGGTCGGCGGGCTGATGGCGACGTATGCCGAGTACATCAACGCACAGGAGCGCGCTGAGGACAAGAACGAGTGCTTGTCTCAGTACCAGGTGCAGGTGCTAACGAACCCCGACGTGATCCGCCACTTGATGACGCCTTCGCACCTGCCTTACAAGGCGGCAACGAACACAGTGCTGCACAGAGAGCTGAGCGCGTTGCTCTACGCGTTATGGCTCGCACGTGACACCGTCAGTGGCGCCTCTGCGAACCCGGTGACGGAAACAGCGGCGCTCTCGCGCGACGGACTCCTGTTTGTTGCACACCAAGCTGCGCCCGTCTCGCTGGCAAGCGTGACCGCGCTGCAGTCATGTCTGAGCGGGTCCCCTGCGGCCTGCTACACACTTGTGTTGAACCGACTCGCGTGGCGCGCCTTTGTGCAGATCGCCGGCACCCTGGCTATCAGCGGCTACATCTACAAGGACCCCGATGCTCCAACAGACTCCCAGCACTATCCCACGCCGGATTTCATTGCTCGCTGCATCTCGCGCCACATGTGGTTGTGGGTGCATGCCATCCGGGTGGTTCTTTCATGTCTTCTGAGACTGCCTGTGACAGCAGCAACGGATTCGTCGGCGTCGATGCCCGCCCTGTCCCACGACGCCAtcgcggaggcgctggggGTCACGACGGAGCTCTGGGAGACGTGGCGCGGTGCTACCGCCTTCGATACACCACCGGATCGCCTGCGGCAGAAGGgcccgctgctggagatgcTGTCGGCGTGCAGGGTGGCGAATGGGAGGGACGAGGCCCTCTTGCTGGTGGAGCACGGAcccatggcggcggcgcagtcgcGCGCACTGGGAAAGCAACAAttggcggagcaggcaggAACGCCAAAGAACGCCAAGACAAATGTCCTGGCGGCCCCGGCgttggcgacggcgatggggTACACGATACAAGCTCTCTATGAGATTAGCCGGACCATGGATGTCGTCTTCGAAAAGCAGCGCGATGGCTTTtgccggcggtgtcgctccATCGTGCTGGAGCGAAAGACCCCCACGGGTCTGCCGAGAAGCCGACAAGCAGCGAGCCATCGTGGCACTTCACAaaacgaggaggcgcacgacACAGACGCGCCGGCAGGCGCAGGGCTCCaggcgccgtcaccgcctcgaggtgcggcgcagccgcgacCCGTGCGCTTCCCGTCGACGTGCTCGGTGGACATTGTGGACTACacgctgctggagccgcacgcgcacgccaccaccTTTTCCAGCCACCTTCCTCGCCTTTTCGGGGCTGTTCTCACGGCATGGGTTATCGAAAACCAACGCGCCACATCTCGGCTGCAAAGTGCGGCGTCATCGTCCTCGGCCGCCCCGGCGGAGGTGCTCGCCACGACTCGCATATCTGGCCTTCCAACGGCGAGCGCGAACAGCACCGCACCAACAGGGGAGACGTCGGGCCTCCAGGGTACCCCCGCACACGTGCATCGGCCTCTGCGGTCTCTGCTGGACGCCTTCTTTCAGGTGCGAGCGGAGGTGACGCGCAACGAGCAGGATCGCCTCACCTTCTctcagcagctcctcgactCGTTGGTCATGCCGCATGTGCTGACCGGCCAGGTCGTCGACGGCTTGTGGCGCCGTGGTGATTATGATGTCTCCTCTGCCGTCACGATGTACCTGACATTCTCGCGCGGCGTGTCGGCAGAATTCGACATCCTGATGATGCAGGTGCTCACGATGGAGCTGGCACCGGCCGACATGGCACTGCAGATCCTCCAGCGCTTCTCTTACGCGAAGCGACGCCTGCGCGACGCGGACACAGAGCATGCGACCCAGGCGCAGTGGCGACGTGCCAGCGCATTACACGGGCAGCAAACCGCGGAGCAGCTCCCTGAGAAGCCCTTGGACGTCCTCCCAACGATGctggcagcgcggcggccgttCTTTCGGCGCTGCCTGGACGGCTACAAGCACCTTTTGCGCCTCATTCTCACGATCGTGACGGACGTGTCCAAGGCGGCATTCCAGGCCCCCATGTCCTCGCCCGTCATTGACCGCATCGTCGGGGGCCTTCTCGCACACGGCAAGGCCTCCCACTCCTCCATCGTCGCCAACGTCAACGGAACCGCCCGTGGCGGCGACtacggcgacgccgacgaggacgagaagGACCCCAGCGGCAACGTGATCAAGTTCTCGATGCTGATCGACGCCGCGATCCGGAAGCTGGCGGTCGCCGAGGACTCGGCGCAAGGGAAGCAGTTTCGACTGAAGGATGTGGATGtgtggcgcacacacgtgggCCTGTACCACATCGGGGTCGTTGATAGTCATCTCGAGGAATTTTACAAGACGTATCGAGGCCTCGTCAGcgcagcggatgcggcgAAGCAGAAACAAGCAGAGTCGCATGCGCTCGCAGAGGGCGACGATGCCAcgggcggtggcgggcagcagcagcagcagaaacgCATCTCTCTGCCACCCACACAGCTGCCCGACACGAACATGTACGCAGAGCTGGTACCCACCACCCGGGCGTTGCTGCACACGGATGCCGTCCTGTTGCCGGCGCTCTACGTATTGCACGTGTACGCCAGCTACCACGTGCccgttgctgtcgctgccaccTCGGATGCGAAGGTTGCATTGGCGCAGAAGGAGGGTACCACGTCCACGGCTGCCTCGGCACAGGAGTCGCCGCTCTCTCGGCACAACAACGCGATGCACGAGGGTGCCGATGATGGAAGGGAAGACACCGAGAGCGGGAGCGATGATGACGGCCACAGCGACGACAGGGAAGACGCCAACGTGATCACACGTGAGGCGTTGCTGCACGCCACCACAACCCTGTACCTCTGCGTGCAAGACTGCGTCTCCATCACCCGAGCCATGCGGGCTATCGAAGGCTACAGCGGCGAGACGGCGTCCGCTACCGAGAAGGGCGTCATCTCGTGGGACCTCCTCGAGCTATACCTCCGCCGATTCCCCATCAACGAGCCCTCCTTCACTCACGCCTCGTGTGCCCAGTGGCTGCCATTGCCGGAGCTGGTGCCGTGCCAAACCTTgctggagaagctgaagACCCCTGTTCAactccacacacacccgtCAAACGGCAcgtccaccgtcaccaccacctcctccgctgaCATGCTGCATCGTCTGCGTGGATATCTTCTGTCGAACAAGGACGCCGATCCTTACGGGTGCCTGGAGatggtggaggcggtgctcgtgCAGACTGGACTGGCCACCTTTAACACAGCCGACTTGCTGGATGAGCAGAAGACGAAggatgaggcggcgcagagccGGAAGAAGGTCATTCAGGAGCGGCAGGCCATGTTGAtgcagcgcatgcgcagTCGCGCGCTGAAGGCATCGGAGAAAATgaaggcggccgccaccgcggcgcagcagcaagaagGACAACGCGGTAGCGACGAGGCCTCTGGCCCCGCGGCATCACCGTCGGAGAAGTCCCCGACGGGCGGGGTGGTTGGCTCACTTCTTGccaagctgctgctggagctgacGACGTTGGactgctgcgtgtgctgctccgCGACGGAGGAGCCGCTCTTTCTGCTCTGCCACACCGGCACCTCTGGCGTGCTGCCTCAGCTTGGCGCGATTTCGCTGCCGGACGGCCGCCATGTGCACAGCCACCTGAGCATGTGCGGCCACGCCGCACACAAGTCGTGCGTGGAGAAAGTGTTTGTCCGGCTGTCAGTActgtggcagcggtggaacTTCCGGAGTCAGTTCTATCTCGGCCCCACGGAGTTCAACTGCCCGCTCTGCACAACCATTATTACGGCGCTGTGCCCAATGCCGGTGCtccccggcggcggcaacggcgactTGACGGCCCCCACCTCCCGAATAACCCGAATGCTCTCGTCGGCTGCGACGACCCCCTTTGCATCTCTCTTCGAGGAACTTCAGAACGGCACCGTATCGGCCAGCAACCAGCCCGCCGTTGACGTCGCGGCGGAGTTCCACATAACCTTGGCgaacgccgccgtcggcttCAGCCCGTCCGAAGATGTCCCCGCCATTGTGTCCGCCGAAGACGAGCTCCAGCAGAAGAACGAGGCCGCCTGGCAACTGTCCGAGGCTATCCGCGCCTTCTGTTACGCCTGCcacctgcagctggaggctgTCAAGGCCGGCCAAGAGCTCGGTCATCGCGACCTCATTGGGCTTCTGTCGGTGCTAGTAAGCATCATGCCCGCTGAActggagcggcagcaagTCGACCTGCGCTCCAACTACGCACGAAACATGCCGGACAACGAGAGCTTGCTGGTcatggatgcgctgctgcagccccGCGACGCGAGCAGGTTGATCACTGCTCACGTCCTGACACAAGTGCTGCCCTCTATGCCGGCGAACTTTGTAGCACGGCTCGTGGCCGTTGCGTGTGCCAGGTGTAaggacgacaacgacgaagGGGcacatgccgccgccgcgtcgctggaggaggagtttACGGGGGTGACGGTGGACCTCTGGCAAACTGTGGGTGTGCTGACACTGCTCAAGGCCCTTGTCGTCGAGGATGCCCATCATGGCGTCgtcctccgcagcagcacttTCACCGTGGCAGGCGCCGTCACCTTTTCGGTGCTGAGCGGGGCCAGTGTGAGGACCCCAGCATCCCGCTGCACCTCGATTCTGCGCATGCTGCAGTACCTGTTGCCAGTGCCGCACAAGagcacggaggcggagctgcaggtgGTTGCCCAAGATATCTTCGCCTGCACGCAGGCGGCCACCACACCAGGCACCCCCTCCTGCTCCGGGCATGGTATGGAAATCGTGAAGTCAGCTATGCCCTACACCACACCAGAGGAGTGGGTCGCACAGATCgcggagaagctgctgcacctgcccTCTGTCTATACCACCGTTCTCACGCGCTTTGCAGAGCACAAGCTGTGCACCATATGTCACCAAGAGCCGATGAAGCCAGTGGTGTGTTGTCGATGCGGGAAGTTGATGTGCATGCagccgccaagctcgccaCCGGAGctgtacacgcacacgcgcacctgcggcgGTGCTATTGGCATCTTCCTCGTTGTTCGTACCGCCAACTTCTACGTGTTGGAGCTGACGTCTGGGCGCGTCTACCACTACCCCTCCAACTACACGGACGAGTACGGCGAGCACGACCGCAACCTGCGTCGTGGCATTCCGCTCTTCCGCAACACCGAGGAGACCCAGAAACTGGTCTTGACGTGGATGCTGAACAGGTGGGGTGCCGTGTCGTCCATTTTCGGCGTCTCAAACCGCATGGACCTCTCCACCCTGTAG
- a CDS encoding putative acyl-CoA binding protein, with the protein MTRGRAADGAAVLSEFTVLRKPSEDNEHWYTAVHQGEPVTFRVLDDSGINPVDGAGYVMARVQAMQKHLQEACVDVAAEHAYRAVLVEVSLLDDPMAVPQETQRDMDCAMDLWCPLHVALMTSNKAAAQALLQFHVEHAVTAMTCIANTPRAISDPGAVDALDSPSVAPALDDDAPDASGADHTASVPSVAVSPILECHVHRELGGAVVLLGHFDGRIRLSSTAICKSRPSTPVRGGSPHAAPVSSTPKGIESAIAGGYHCSTGTAVAEDALVQTLCKHNDALLQEEDALFEDKGEEYCLRNILVAIRPLLQSIVLEIKRRAQCTTMTAPLSLHHHHHTHKASQECATPVVPESAIDFVHDYCSSLSMLPQHPPLLIDGDTVFDVCNHGDLALLAKVMDAFEGCFAPILRGQTLLTDRCAGGRGAGFVALTGAALHHNSSLSSPQSLSGTGQSSSPSLLSLGGDASAHSMAGTSHKGSVSRHSHTLPPAPFWWSRPPQNVHRLTFIAVWIGYREAIEESSGSGRRRHAVSISNENRVTMVAIRQLQESRVAAQKLDSTIWSGHLITITKLLSHECSLEDYVDFVEGGSYFAFTSPRGFSGLFLSVLVSGVMAAALVQEPAMLRVLRCKVETLLADVPGRPSPLRTYVMGRPSTHAERFRELWLDAGYHGVANTAGANGQNDAGDAGTGGFNAVGGIQSGERRPIKFRSRIELLYYVVVEQVVAAAEEAWTMHEAEDGDSSEAAGGSGAPSSSPPWPSGATKAEALTALQGWLSMWTNFLASLRDWTPHRGSFSCSTASSQMPQQERPQHNLNSGAEGHLTVGGVSPPLAATTAPHHQRTASSDDLFSDDANETTEMVQRVSYALVERLETGQEPLPALRRALFPNGTSDMETGAPAAGTSAHVDKALPVSSIDQEFASAQHAFTATAVKESDEVKLKFYGLFKQATIGDVNTDRPGIFDYAGKAKWDAWSKLKGISLLDAKRMYVSEYKMMVELRKSRK; encoded by the coding sequence ATGACGCGTGGAAgagccgccgacggcgctgccgtgctgtCCGAGTTCACCGTCCTGCGCAAGCCCAGCGAGGACAACGAGCACTGGTACACTGCCGTCCATCAGGGTGAACCCGTGACCTTCCGGGTACTCGATGACAGCGGCATCAACCCGGTGGACGGGGCTGGCTACGTGATGGCGCGTGTGCAAGCCATGCAGAAGCATCTCCAGGAGGCCTgtgtcgacgtcgccgccgagcaCGCCTACCGCGCCGTGCTGGTGGAGGTGAGTCTCCTGGACGATCCCATGGCAGTCCCCCAAGAGACACAGCGCGACATGGACTGTGCCATGGACCTGTGGTGCCCGCTGCACGTGGCGCTCATGACATCCAACAAGGCAGCCGCGCAGGCACTCCTGCAGTTCCACGTGGAGCATGCGGTCACCGCGATGACTTGCATTGCAAACACTCCAAGGGCAATCAGCGACCCTGGCGCGGTGGATGCGCTCGACTCTCCGTCTGTAGCCCCGGCGCTCGACGATGATGCTCCCGATGCATCTGGAGCCGACCATACCGCTTCAGTCCCGTCAGTCGCTGTCTCGCCGATTCTCGAGTGCCACGTGCATCGAGAGCTAGgaggtgcggtggtgctgcttggCCACTTTGACGGTCGCATCCGGCTCTCCTCCACTGCAATTTGCAAGAGCCGCCCGTCGACCCCGGTTCGAGGGGGATCTCCACACGCCGCGCCGGTCAGCAGCACCCCCAAGGGTATCGAGAGCGCCATCGCTGGTGGCTACCACTGCAGCACCGGTACCGCTGTCGCTGAGGACGCACTCGTGCAGACCTTATGCAAGCACAATGACGCCCTCCTGCAAGAGGAAGATGCCCTCTTCGAGGACAAGGGCGAAGAGTACTGTCTGCGCAACATCCTCGTAGCGATCCGCCCGCTTCTGCAGAGCATCGTCCTCGAAATCAAACGGCGCGCACAGTGCACGACGATGACCGCGCCCTTgtcgctgcaccaccaccaccacactcACAAGGCAAGCCAGGAGTGTGCCACCCCGGTGGTGCCGGAGTCTGCCATCGACTTTGTGCATGACTACTGCAGTAGCCTTAGCATGCTGCCTCAGCACCCGCCACTGCTGATTGATGGGGACACGGTTTTCGACGTGTGCAACCACGGCGACCTTGCGTTGCTTGCCAAGGTGATGGACGCCTTCGAGGGCTGTTTCGCCCCCATCCTCCGCGGACAGACATTGCTCACCGATCgatgcgctggcggcagaggcgcgggTTTTGTGGCTCTCACCGGCGCGGCACTGCACCACAACTCCAGCCTCAGCTCACCTCAGTCTCTCAGCGGAACGGGACAGTCTAGCTCTCCAAGCCTCCTCTCGCTGGGAGGAGACGCCAGCGCTCACAGCATGGCGGGCACCTCCCATAAGGGTAGCGTTAGCCGCCACTCCCACACGCTTCCACCGGCGCCCTTCTGGTGGAGCCGCCCGCCGCAGAATGTTCATCGCCTGACGTTCATCGCCGTCTGGATTGGGTACCGCGAGGCGATTGAAGAAAGCAGCGGCTCtggtcgccgtcgccacgcAGTGAGCATCTCGAACGAGAACCGAGTGACGATGGTCGCCAtccggcagctgcaggagtCGCGGGTGGCAGCGCAGAAGCTGGACTCCACCATCTGGTCCGGCCATCTCATCACCATCACGAAGCTCCTCTCACACGAGTGTTCCTTGGAGGACTACGTAGACTTCGTGGAAGGGGGCAGCTACTTTGCCTTCACCTCCCCTCGCGGCTTCTCTGGGCTGTTCCTCTCGGTGTTGGTGTCCGGCGTCATGGCGGCTGCGCTCGTGCAGGAGCCGGCCATGCTGCGAGTGCTTCGGTGCAAGgtggagacgctgctggcCGATGTGCCCGGCCgcccgtcgccgctgcgcacgtaCGTGATGGGCCGTCCAAGCACGCATGCGGAGCGCTTCAGAGAGCTGTGGCTGGATGCTGGGTACCATGGGGTCGCGAATACTGCCGGCGCCAACGGCCAGAATgacgctggcgacgctgGGACGGGCGGCTTCAATGCTGTGGGTGGTATCCAGAGTGGTGAGCGCCGTCCCATTAAGTTCCGCTCCCGCATCGAACTACTATACTacgtcgtcgtcgagcaggtcgtggcggcggctgaggaAGCCTGGACGATGCATGAGGCCGAAGACGGCGATTCATccgaggcggcggggggTAGCGGTgccccgtcgtcgtcgccgccgtggcccTCCGGTGCAACCAAGGCGGAAGCcctgacggcgctgcagggctGGCTGTCCATGTGGACGAACTTCCTCGCAAGCCTGCGAGACTGGACACCACATCGTGGCAGCTTCAGCTGCAGTACTGCATCATCGCAGATGCCGCAGCAGGAACGGCCACAGCACAACTTGAACAGTGGCGCAGAGGGTCACCtcaccgtcggcggcgtgTCCCCTCCCTTGGCCGCCACGACCGcaccgcaccaccagcgcaccgccagctccgACGACCTCTTCAGCGACGACGCAAATGAGACGACGGAAATGGTGCAGCGTGTGTCCTACGCTCTCGTTGAGCGACTCGAGACCGGCCAAGAGCCcctgccggcgctgcgacGTGCCCTCTTCCCGAACGGCACCAGCGACATGGAGACCGGCGCCCCGGCTGCTGGCACCTCGGCACACGTGGACAAAGCCCTTCCTGTCTCCTCCATCGATCAGGAGTTCGCCTCAGCGCAGCACGCCTTCACCGCGACGGCTGTCAAGGAGAGCGATGAAGTAAAGCTCAAGTTCTACGGCCTCTTCAAGCAGGCAACGATCGGTGACGTGAATACGGACCGCCCTGGCATCTTCGACTACGCGGGAAAGGCGAAGTGGGATGCCTGGTCGAAGCTGAAGGGGATCAGCCTGCTGGATGCGAAGCGCATGTATGTGAGTGAGTACAAGATGAtggtggagctgcgcaaATCACGAAAGTAG